Proteins encoded in a region of the Diabrotica undecimpunctata isolate CICGRU chromosome 10, icDiaUnde3, whole genome shotgun sequence genome:
- the Teh1 gene encoding uncharacterized protein Teh1 isoform X3 translates to MKELAAAKKSKIPTGRSCREQAIFYSTSVLAVMAMSAGSSLLFLVPLYVDPAISTLASNFVTEPVTCVTTRIEELAGLANCSWSSCREGCTSDAYHCTHIYVSYNNSKEDPHNQTDDAVLLVNIKGCGYPPSVLCLNFTETYGVEGTEFPCYHSRQNRTVVLTHYERDEQIAIIIHYFAVPFIITLATSVALCVMHCDCRCHPTTHHKRPRRPRIQDLSDGSINIGVDLRHNTSYHSDLAAIRPT, encoded by the exons GAACTAGCAGCTgccaaaaaaagtaaaataccaaCTGGACGATCATGTCGAGAACAAGCTATATTTTATTCCACAAGCGTGTTAGCTGTAATGGCGATGTCTGCTGGAtcatctttgttatttttggtacCTTTATACGTAGATCCAGCAATATCCACATTGGCCTCCAACTTCGTAACTGAACCAGTGACTTGTGTGACTACTAGGATAGAAGAACTGGCCGGGCTTGCGAATTGTTCGTGGAGTTCTTGTAGAGAAGGTTGTACAAGTGACGCCTATCACTGTACGCACATATATGTTAGTTATAATAACAGTAAG GAAGATCCACACAACCAAACTGACGACGCAGTGTTATTGGTGAACATTAAGGGATGCGGCTATCCACCCAGTGTGCTCTGTTTGAACTTCACGGAAACGTACGGCGTCGAAGGTACTGAATTTCCTTGTTACCATTCCCGTCAGAACCGGACTGTTGTTCTTACGCATTACGAAAGGGATGAGCAGATTGCTATTATAATCCATTATTTTGCGGTGCCCTTTATAATAACCTTAGCCACATCAGTAGCGCTCTGCGTAATGCACTGTGACTGCCGGTGTCATCCCACGACTCACCACAAACGACCCAGACGCCCAAGGATCCAAGATCTGAGTGATGGCTCCATTAATATTGGGGTTGATCTCCGACATAATACCAGCTATCATTCTGACTTAGCCGCTATTAGGCCAACGTAA
- the Teh1 gene encoding uncharacterized protein Teh1 isoform X1, which produces MRSSSSELLLDQQEELRRQKIKELAAAKKSKIPTGRSCREQAIFYSTSVLAVMAMSAGSSLLFLVPLYVDPAISTLASNFVTEPVTCVTTRIEELAGLANCSWSSCREGCTSDAYHCTHIYVSYNNSKEDPHNQTDDAVLLVNIKGCGYPPSVLCLNFTETYGVEGTEFPCYHSRQNRTVVLTHYERDEQIAIIIHYFAVPFIITLATSVALCVMHCDCRCHPTTHHKRPRRPRIQDLSDGSINIGVDLRHNTSYHSDLAAIRPT; this is translated from the exons ATGAGGAGCAGTAGTTCGGAACTGCTCCTAGACCAGCAAGAGGAGCTTCGTAGAcaaaaaattaag GAACTAGCAGCTgccaaaaaaagtaaaataccaaCTGGACGATCATGTCGAGAACAAGCTATATTTTATTCCACAAGCGTGTTAGCTGTAATGGCGATGTCTGCTGGAtcatctttgttatttttggtacCTTTATACGTAGATCCAGCAATATCCACATTGGCCTCCAACTTCGTAACTGAACCAGTGACTTGTGTGACTACTAGGATAGAAGAACTGGCCGGGCTTGCGAATTGTTCGTGGAGTTCTTGTAGAGAAGGTTGTACAAGTGACGCCTATCACTGTACGCACATATATGTTAGTTATAATAACAGTAAG GAAGATCCACACAACCAAACTGACGACGCAGTGTTATTGGTGAACATTAAGGGATGCGGCTATCCACCCAGTGTGCTCTGTTTGAACTTCACGGAAACGTACGGCGTCGAAGGTACTGAATTTCCTTGTTACCATTCCCGTCAGAACCGGACTGTTGTTCTTACGCATTACGAAAGGGATGAGCAGATTGCTATTATAATCCATTATTTTGCGGTGCCCTTTATAATAACCTTAGCCACATCAGTAGCGCTCTGCGTAATGCACTGTGACTGCCGGTGTCATCCCACGACTCACCACAAACGACCCAGACGCCCAAGGATCCAAGATCTGAGTGATGGCTCCATTAATATTGGGGTTGATCTCCGACATAATACCAGCTATCATTCTGACTTAGCCGCTATTAGGCCAACGTAA